The following are from one region of the Leptospira harrisiae genome:
- a CDS encoding acyl-CoA desaturase, whose amino-acid sequence MNSSSSTVEPVVKEQAPLLFLILFFLVQATVLTVFTVPFAWSLVWLAIGSYFLRMFGITAAYHRYFSHASFKTSRVFQFVLAWIGAMAMQKGPLWWAAHHRNHHKYSDTEKDIHSPSRKGFWYSHMFWFLRNDYNDYEAKLIPDFYKYPELRFIDRYHWIAPLSYAIVLYLVGGWAWLVYGYAVSTFVLGHATWTINSLSHVYGSVRYDSRDTSKNNLWLALLTMGEGWHNNHHYYCSSVNQGFYWYEVDVSYYILKVLSWFGIVWDLKKPPKKVIEEGLLRDKEQKERKQLLKESRQTSKIKNKVEVLSI is encoded by the coding sequence ATGAATTCTTCCTCCTCTACCGTTGAGCCCGTTGTCAAAGAACAAGCTCCCTTACTTTTTCTAATTTTGTTTTTTTTGGTCCAAGCCACTGTGCTAACTGTTTTTACCGTTCCGTTTGCTTGGTCACTCGTTTGGCTGGCCATTGGATCCTACTTCCTTCGGATGTTTGGAATCACAGCCGCTTACCATCGTTATTTTTCCCACGCCTCATTCAAAACCTCCCGAGTATTTCAATTTGTATTGGCTTGGATTGGGGCAATGGCCATGCAGAAAGGTCCTCTTTGGTGGGCAGCCCATCATAGAAACCACCACAAGTATTCGGATACAGAAAAGGACATCCATTCCCCTAGTCGAAAAGGGTTTTGGTATTCCCATATGTTTTGGTTTTTGCGTAACGATTACAATGATTATGAAGCCAAACTGATTCCGGATTTTTACAAATACCCCGAGTTACGTTTTATTGATCGTTACCATTGGATTGCGCCACTGTCGTATGCCATCGTACTATATCTAGTGGGTGGATGGGCATGGCTTGTCTATGGGTATGCAGTTTCAACTTTTGTATTGGGACATGCCACTTGGACCATCAATTCACTTTCACATGTATATGGGTCAGTGCGGTATGATTCAAGAGACACAAGTAAAAACAATCTTTGGCTTGCACTTCTTACAATGGGTGAAGGTTGGCATAACAACCACCACTATTACTGTTCGTCGGTCAACCAAGGGTTCTATTGGTATGAAGTGGATGTTTCCTATTATATTTTAAAAGTACTCAGTTGGTTTGGAATTGTTTGGGATTTAAAAAAACCACCTAAAAAAGTCATAGAGGAAGGATTACTTCGTGACAAGGAACAAAAAGAAAGGAAACAACTCTTAAAAGAGTCCAGACAAACTTCTAAAATAAAAAACAAAGTAGAAGTATTGTCTATCTAG